From a region of the Zerene cesonia ecotype Mississippi chromosome 11, Zerene_cesonia_1.1, whole genome shotgun sequence genome:
- the LOC119830199 gene encoding parafibromin — translation MADPLSLLRQYNVNKKEIIERDNQIIFGEFSWPKNVKTNYLMWGSGKEGCEKEYYTLECLLFILKNTHLTHPVYVKQAAAANIPPVRRPDRKDMLAYLKGETATSASIDKSAPLEIPTQVKRTHDHDGGESAAKKPRIEEIHVQKVREQLAARLDAPKEASVTVDNIKSLSEAMSVEKIAAIKAKRLAKKRTTIKSNDYSDTLGVVGSDLRAILDYDVDLTKDIISRERQWRTRTTVLQSNGKIFAKSIGALLGSIKAREEGRAGVPRPQPVVLPQPTAIPAQQTQYNRYDQERFIRQKEETEGFKIDTMGTYHGMTLKSVTEGPSVPVAARAPPTPSHPRQMPQNGPIPSTPGRKELLPVAAARPPTGGGKRPSRTPIIIIPAAATSLISMFNVKDMLQDLKFVAVEQKKAEGATRENEVLLQRRKGPSGDNVPNNATTITVPYRVVDNPGRLSAAEWDRVVAVFVQGPAWQFKGWPWDGNPVQIFANICAFHLKFDEMKLDANVARWAVTVLNLSRTKRHLDRAVLLGFWETLDKHMMKNKPHLRF, via the exons ATGGCGGATCCACTAAGTTTGCTTCGccaatataatgtaaataaaaaagaaattattgaacGGGATAACCAAATCATATTCGGCGAATTTTCCTGGccgaaaaatgttaaaacaaattatcttaTGTGGGG ttCGGGCAAGGAGGGCTGCGAAAAAGAATATTACACATTGGAATGCCTGCTTttcatacttaaaaatactCACTTGACCCATCCTGTTTATGTAAAACAAGCAGCT GCTGCAAACATACCACCTGTGCGCCGTCCGGATCGTAAGGATATGCTTGCATATCTCAAAGGTGAGACAGCAACAAGCGCATCTATTGACAAAAGTGCACCGCTAGAAATTCCAACACAG GTTAAACGAACACATGACCATGATGGTGGTGAATCAGCAGCCAAGAAACCTCGTATTGAAGAGATTCATGTACAGAAAGTGCGAGAGCAACTCGCAGCCCGCCTTGATGCACCTAAAGAAGCTTCTGTCACAGTTGACAATATCAA ATCTCTATCTGAAGCTATGTCAGTTGAAAAGATTGCTGCAATTAAGGCAAAACGTTTAGCTAAAAAAAGGACtacaattaaaagtaatgaCTACTCTGATACACTTGGTGTGGTTGGGTCAGATTTGAGGGCTATTCTGGATTATGATGTTGACCTCACCAAGGATATTATCAGTCGAGAAAGGCAGTGGAGGACTAGGACAACAGTATTACAAAGCAATGGAAAA ATATTTGCAAAGAGCATTGGTGCACTACTTGGAAGTATAAAAGCAAGGGAAGAAGGTAGGGCAGGAGTACCGAGACCCCAGCCAGTGGTGCTTCCTCAACCCACAGCAATTCCTGCTCAGCAAACACAGTATAACAGATATGATCAAGAAAGATTTATTAGACAAAAAGAAG AAACGGAAGGATTTAAAATTGACACTATGGGGACATATCATGGGATGACGCTGAAATCGGTGACAGAGGGTCCAAGCGTGCCCGTTGCAGCGCGAGCTCCTCCCACACCGAGCCATCCACGACAAATGCCAC AAAATGGTCCCATACCAAGCACACCAGGTCGTAAAGAGCTACTTCCAGTTGCGGCTGCAAGGCCTCCGACAGGCGGGGGGAAGAGACCCTCGCGAACGCCCATCATCATCATACCCGCAGCTGCCACATCACTCATATCCATGTTCAATGTTAAGGATATGCTTCAGGATCTCAA GTTTGTGGCTGTGGAGCAAAAGAAAGCAGAAGGAGCCACACGTGAAAACGAAGTGTTATTGCAGAGGCGAAAGGGTCCATCTGGTGATAATGTACCCAATAACGCAACAACAATAAcg GTCCCATATCGCGTTGTGGACAACCCTGGCAGACTGTCGGCAGCCGAGTGGGACCGCGTGGTGGCCGTGTTCGTGCAGGGACCCGCTTGGCAGTTCAAAGGCTGGCCTTGGGATGGAAACCCTGTACAGATTTTTGCGAATA TATGCGCGTTCCATCTGAAGTTCGACGAGATGAAGTTAGACGCGAACGTGGCGCGCTGGGCGGTGACGGTGCTCAACCTGAGCCGCACCAAGCGCCATCTCGACCGCGCCGTGCTGCTGGGCTTCTGGGAGACGCTCGATAA gCACATGATGAAGAATAAGCCACATCTTaggttttaa